The Chloroflexota bacterium genome window below encodes:
- a CDS encoding ABC transporter permease subunit — MEQLSSFQNPLPPQLPDDPSRPSDAMDSDPKKSSARRLDDFRQSTAVSLIVFLLRRLLFGTVILGAITFLTFWGLEMARGTSLATAISDAIEMSLAYLGNLLQGNLGLTEPGTLQPRAVPVSEVLWGLLKNSLGLLAVSLSIATAVGILMGIWSANWRRSGWSTVMIVVSVIGVSIPSFFAALLLQLLMVESAKATGRPLLPIGGFGWDKHILLPAIVLATRPIAQIARMTFISVGDILDQDYVRTARGKGLWPRQIWWRYVLKNAAVPILTTIGVSTRFALSSLPVIEYFFGWPGLGWALLKSITIQDDDLTVALVLCLGILFILINLLLDLSYRVVDPRLREQEKRVGQNGGGGVLERLQDFWRGVTDWIRYNPLRNWWQGRNIEPAPSPFATLPTDYTTQPEVSAEKFSAERRRAWWRGTLGNAPFMLGLMLVMLLLAVFIFGPRFTPHNPYLTQGLQIVDGEFLMPPFEPGGTYPLGTDVLGRDILSLILAGLQQTMILAVLVVLARVVLGSLLGTIAGWNSGSWIDRLLMGLVEILAAFPMLLLAMILILALGIRNGMLSFVIALSLAGWGEIMQYVRGEVMTIRHKAYIESAVAVGLRTPGLLVRHVTPNLLPGVISLAALEMGAVLMLLGELGFIGIFIGGGAFAELDIAGQPYHYSDVPEWASLLSSVRAYARAYPWVAIYPALAFFLAIVGFNLFGEGLRRMVETVGIGLNRLVNRYTVGAGLVALLAIGWVQTNTGSIAYYKQETALFDGQRSFEHVQALASPEFQDRKLGTAGLAAGADYVAAQFKVLGLQPAGEKMSYLQTRQRAYMELNGLPQLVVEDGGAPAVYMDEYIEYPSPYINIGEAKGDVRVVLANDLDPGNYQKSFPALREEVMSEDIVLVLSDQEASYFRDIPIAGLLVLAEDPVDLRRHYTLSTRTRAWDAFGTNRRTGGDFPTFRISEGLVERLLNGSGESLDSLRARRRGLGRNEVQVVDANGSVAMSVSGKIFDHEPAYHVIGHMPGVSGRATAGDLQMDDQVVIVLAQYDSPPFGPTGCCPATNDNASGIGVMLETIRVLQQSDYQPYRTFLFIAYSGEGREGGESVQPHDVSKFLQAKAGFATTLEVEAIVHLRGLGGSGERLQITAGGNQRLAKLFESAARQVGAATVRNEDAVDLSIVFAEGSGRAGDLGQEAPTIGLTWEDWQGTARTAEDTMETVSADNLEMAGKTLALALMIIGRENRY; from the coding sequence ATGGAGCAACTTTCGTCTTTTCAGAATCCTCTTCCCCCTCAATTGCCTGACGATCCCTCGCGTCCCTCAGATGCGATGGACAGTGACCCCAAAAAGTCTTCTGCGCGAAGACTGGATGATTTTCGGCAATCCACAGCGGTTTCCTTGATTGTATTCCTGTTGCGAAGGCTGCTCTTTGGCACTGTGATCCTTGGGGCGATCACGTTTTTGACATTCTGGGGCCTGGAAATGGCGCGCGGTACCTCGTTAGCTACGGCGATCAGCGATGCGATCGAGATGTCCCTGGCCTATCTCGGCAACCTGCTGCAAGGGAATCTCGGCTTGACCGAACCAGGAACTTTGCAGCCCAGGGCCGTTCCCGTCTCAGAAGTGCTTTGGGGCCTTTTGAAGAACAGCCTCGGTTTGTTGGCGGTTTCCCTTTCTATCGCCACAGCGGTGGGTATTCTGATGGGTATCTGGAGCGCCAACTGGCGGCGGAGCGGTTGGTCCACGGTGATGATTGTCGTGTCGGTCATCGGTGTTTCAATCCCCAGTTTCTTTGCGGCCCTGTTGTTACAACTCCTCATGGTAGAGTCGGCAAAGGCGACCGGCAGGCCTCTCTTGCCCATCGGAGGCTTTGGCTGGGACAAACATATCCTTTTGCCGGCCATCGTTCTGGCGACCCGCCCGATCGCTCAGATTGCCCGGATGACATTCATCAGCGTTGGTGATATCCTGGACCAGGACTACGTACGCACGGCCCGGGGGAAGGGTCTTTGGCCCCGCCAGATCTGGTGGCGATATGTTCTCAAAAACGCGGCCGTACCTATTCTGACCACCATCGGAGTATCCACTCGTTTTGCCCTCAGCAGCCTTCCGGTCATCGAGTACTTTTTTGGGTGGCCCGGGTTGGGTTGGGCGTTGCTCAAATCGATAACAATCCAGGATGATGATCTGACAGTTGCTCTGGTGTTGTGCCTGGGAATTCTCTTTATCCTGATCAACCTGTTGCTGGACCTGAGTTATCGGGTAGTCGACCCTCGCTTGAGGGAACAGGAAAAGCGGGTTGGCCAGAACGGGGGCGGCGGTGTTCTCGAGCGACTGCAGGATTTCTGGAGAGGGGTGACAGATTGGATACGCTACAATCCCCTGCGAAACTGGTGGCAGGGTCGCAACATAGAGCCGGCTCCCAGCCCTTTCGCCACCCTCCCGACGGATTACACGACTCAACCAGAGGTTAGTGCTGAGAAATTCTCCGCCGAGCGGCGGCGGGCCTGGTGGCGCGGCACGCTTGGAAACGCGCCCTTTATGCTCGGTTTGATGTTAGTCATGCTGTTGCTTGCGGTGTTCATCTTTGGGCCCCGTTTCACCCCTCACAATCCCTACCTGACCCAGGGCCTTCAGATCGTCGACGGGGAGTTCCTGATGCCTCCCTTCGAGCCAGGTGGGACCTATCCGTTGGGCACCGACGTGTTGGGACGCGATATTCTGAGCCTGATCCTGGCAGGTTTGCAGCAGACTATGATTCTGGCTGTCCTGGTAGTGCTGGCCCGGGTTGTGCTGGGTAGCCTGCTCGGCACCATCGCCGGCTGGAATAGCGGCTCATGGATCGATCGGCTTCTGATGGGTCTGGTCGAGATCCTTGCCGCCTTCCCCATGCTGTTGCTGGCAATGATCCTTATTCTGGCGCTGGGTATTCGTAACGGTATGCTCTCATTCGTTATCGCGCTAAGCCTGGCTGGCTGGGGCGAGATTATGCAGTACGTCCGTGGCGAGGTCATGACTATCCGGCACAAAGCGTATATTGAGAGCGCAGTTGCAGTTGGTCTGCGCACGCCAGGCCTGCTCGTGCGGCACGTGACGCCCAACCTGCTGCCGGGCGTGATTTCCCTGGCGGCGCTGGAGATGGGCGCCGTATTGATGCTCCTTGGCGAGCTTGGTTTCATCGGTATCTTTATCGGAGGCGGTGCCTTCGCGGAACTCGACATCGCCGGCCAGCCATATCATTACTCCGACGTCCCGGAATGGGCCTCGCTGCTGAGCAGTGTCAGAGCCTATGCTCGTGCCTATCCGTGGGTTGCGATCTATCCAGCCCTGGCCTTTTTCCTGGCAATTGTAGGCTTCAATCTGTTTGGAGAGGGGCTCCGACGCATGGTTGAAACGGTAGGCATCGGACTCAATCGTCTTGTCAATCGCTATACCGTCGGCGCAGGGTTGGTGGCCTTGTTGGCCATTGGTTGGGTCCAGACCAACACGGGTTCCATTGCCTACTACAAGCAGGAGACCGCTCTGTTTGATGGACAACGATCATTCGAGCACGTTCAGGCGTTGGCCAGTCCTGAATTTCAAGACCGCAAGCTCGGAACGGCGGGTTTGGCTGCTGGTGCCGATTACGTTGCCGCCCAGTTCAAGGTGCTCGGATTGCAGCCGGCGGGCGAAAAGATGAGCTATCTTCAAACCCGCCAGCGAGCCTATATGGAACTCAACGGATTGCCCCAACTGGTCGTCGAGGACGGCGGCGCGCCAGCTGTGTACATGGATGAGTATATCGAGTATCCATCGCCGTATATCAATATCGGTGAGGCAAAAGGGGATGTCCGGGTGGTCCTTGCCAATGATTTGGACCCTGGCAATTATCAGAAGTCGTTCCCGGCGCTGCGCGAGGAGGTCATGTCAGAGGATATCGTGCTGGTACTATCCGATCAGGAGGCATCCTATTTCAGGGACATTCCTATTGCCGGATTGCTGGTCCTCGCGGAGGATCCGGTGGATCTTCGCAGGCATTATACACTGTCGACCCGTACGAGAGCATGGGACGCTTTTGGCACCAACAGGCGTACCGGTGGTGATTTTCCCACCTTTCGAATCAGTGAGGGACTTGTCGAGAGGCTGCTGAACGGTTCGGGCGAGAGCCTCGATAGCCTTCGTGCACGCAGGCGCGGTCTTGGCAGGAATGAAGTTCAGGTAGTCGATGCGAACGGCTCTGTGGCGATGTCCGTATCTGGCAAGATTTTCGATCATGAGCCGGCCTACCATGTGATTGGGCATATGCCTGGCGTATCCGGACGCGCTACTGCCGGTGATCTTCAGATGGACGACCAGGTAGTCATCGTTTTGGCGCAGTACGACAGCCCTCCCTTTGGACCGACAGGGTGTTGCCCGGCAACTAACGACAATGCCAGCGGAATTGGCGTGATGTTGGAGACAATCCGCGTCCTCCAGCAATCTGATTATCAGCCCTATCGAACGTTTTTGTTCATTGCCTATTCTGGTGAGGGCCGGGAGGGTGGTGAATCTGTTCAACCTCATGATGTCAGTAAATTCCTCCAGGCCAAGGCTGGATTTGCTACGACCTTGGAGGTAGAGGCGATTGTTCACCTGCGGGGCCTGGGCGGCAGCGGTGAACGACTCCAGATCACAGCGGGCGGCAATCAGCGGCTGGCCAAACTTTTCGAAAGCGCAGCCCGGCAAGTGGGCGCCGCTACCGTGCGCAATGAGGACGCCGTTGATTTGAGCATTGTTTTCGCCGAGGGTTCCGGTAGAGCTGGGGATCTCGGACAGGAGGCACCAACCATTGGCCTGACGTGGGAAGACTGGCAGGGGACAGCTCGCACAGCTGAAGACACCATGGAAACTGTATCGGCCGATAACCTTGAGATGGCTGGTAAGACCCTGGCCCTGGCGTTGATGATCATAGGCCGGGAAAACCGCTATTAA
- a CDS encoding M20/M25/M40 family metallo-hydrolase: protein MNFEQFDSYLEQNRQNILDNLDEFCRIASVSAEGGPAMRQAAGFTVDLCHDAGLTTNLVPQGGGPPLIIAEAGDGPRCLMIYNHYDVQPPDPLDQWHSPPFVPEIRDGTFFARGVADNKGDLLARLTAIKAFQDTSGPLPLRILYIIEGEEEMGSSHLFGFAAENGNLIGKADGCLWEYGEKSTDDRPVVNLGVKGILPVEFRVSTAATDAHSGYGGILPNAAWRLVEALGTLRASDGQITVDGFMDHVRPVTQADRALLETLPFDDKAIENSLGLHQGLLGGLSGNAALERLLMAPSCSINGMLSGYTGTGSKTVVPATAMAKLDFRLVPDLTPDLALGLLREHLDRRGFDDVEITNCQDGLIPSRTSPDALIARAVVGALRAVDQAEPLVYPSAAGSGPMHELCGIHGVPVASTGVAYYGSRVHAPDENIRLDDFFEGIKVVGRLIDVFANASD from the coding sequence ATGAACTTCGAACAATTTGACAGCTATCTGGAACAGAATCGACAGAACATCCTTGATAACCTGGATGAATTTTGTCGAATTGCCAGCGTATCAGCGGAGGGCGGGCCCGCGATGCGGCAAGCGGCCGGCTTTACCGTTGACTTGTGTCACGACGCAGGTCTGACCACCAATCTGGTTCCCCAGGGTGGAGGACCACCCCTTATCATTGCCGAAGCCGGCGACGGACCCCGCTGCCTCATGATCTACAACCACTATGACGTGCAACCCCCTGACCCACTGGACCAGTGGCATTCGCCCCCGTTCGTGCCAGAGATCCGGGACGGAACGTTCTTCGCACGCGGAGTGGCCGATAACAAGGGAGACCTGTTGGCCCGGCTCACCGCCATCAAGGCTTTCCAGGATACGTCAGGTCCATTGCCCCTTCGTATCCTCTACATCATCGAGGGCGAGGAAGAGATGGGTAGTTCGCACCTGTTTGGTTTTGCCGCCGAAAATGGGAACCTGATCGGCAAAGCCGATGGCTGCCTCTGGGAATATGGCGAAAAGAGCACCGACGACCGGCCGGTGGTCAATCTGGGCGTCAAAGGGATTCTGCCGGTGGAGTTTCGGGTGAGTACCGCGGCAACCGATGCCCATTCCGGATATGGCGGAATCTTGCCCAATGCCGCCTGGCGATTGGTCGAGGCACTTGGCACCCTTCGCGCCTCCGATGGTCAGATCACCGTCGATGGATTCATGGACCACGTGAGGCCTGTAACGCAGGCCGATCGAGCCCTGCTTGAGACATTGCCCTTTGATGACAAGGCGATTGAAAATTCCCTCGGACTGCACCAGGGTCTGCTGGGCGGGTTGAGCGGCAACGCTGCCCTGGAACGCCTCCTGATGGCACCGTCGTGCTCAATTAACGGCATGTTGAGTGGCTACACTGGAACCGGCTCAAAAACAGTAGTCCCTGCGACCGCCATGGCGAAACTCGACTTTCGCCTGGTCCCCGATCTTACCCCCGATCTGGCTCTGGGCCTGTTGAGAGAGCATCTCGACCGTCGCGGCTTTGACGATGTAGAAATCACGAATTGCCAGGATGGCTTGATACCCTCCCGCACATCCCCCGACGCTCTGATCGCTCGGGCGGTTGTTGGAGCGTTGAGAGCAGTCGATCAAGCCGAACCGTTGGTCTATCCATCGGCTGCCGGCAGCGGTCCCATGCACGAACTCTGTGGCATTCATGGCGTACCGGTAGCGTCTACCGGCGTCGCATACTATGGCAGTCGCGTCCATGCACCGGATGAGAACATTCGGCTGGATGATTTTTTCGAGGGAATCAAGGTTGTGGGCAGGTTGATCGATGTCTTCGCCAATGCCTCAGATTGA
- a CDS encoding M20/M25/M40 family metallo-hydrolase translates to MCFAAQDIVDYLGSCRQEMALFLGQLARAESPTLVPESQKVVFALLAAQLHDIGYRIRHIKLSNSGGILLARPPRRRFQPVQLLLGHSDTVWPIGTLEVMPVEGSGRIIRGPGVFDMKGGLTQTIFALKAIQALGLVPEVTPLVLVNSDEETGSIDSHRYIQMLARVANRAFVMEPALGARGKLKTRRKGFMRFDVTILGKASHAGLAPEEGASAILELSHIIQKLFALNDPTRGVTVNVGVVNGGSGANVVAAKCVAEVDVRFFTSIEALEVAHRILSLETVTPGTRVMVEKVGEAPPLERTRRNRKLWQTARELAKAIDLDLEEGASGGGSDGNTTSQFTATLDGLGVVGDGAHARHEFADGDAMVERAALLALLVLAPPL, encoded by the coding sequence ATGTGTTTTGCGGCACAGGACATTGTAGATTACCTGGGGAGCTGCCGCCAGGAGATGGCCTTGTTCCTGGGGCAACTGGCCCGGGCAGAATCACCAACTCTGGTACCGGAAAGCCAGAAGGTGGTTTTTGCCCTTCTTGCCGCCCAATTGCATGACATCGGTTATCGCATCCGCCACATCAAGCTGTCGAATAGCGGCGGTATTCTCCTCGCCCGACCTCCACGCCGCCGCTTCCAGCCTGTACAATTGCTTCTGGGTCATAGCGACACGGTGTGGCCGATTGGCACGCTTGAAGTCATGCCTGTGGAAGGTAGCGGCCGGATTATTCGAGGGCCCGGCGTGTTCGACATGAAGGGGGGGCTTACTCAGACCATTTTCGCTCTCAAGGCCATCCAGGCGCTGGGACTGGTGCCTGAAGTGACTCCGCTGGTGCTCGTCAATTCCGATGAGGAAACGGGCAGCATTGATTCTCACAGGTACATTCAGATGCTGGCGCGCGTGGCCAATCGTGCATTCGTGATGGAGCCGGCCCTGGGAGCACGAGGGAAACTCAAAACCAGGCGAAAAGGGTTCATGCGTTTCGATGTAACCATTTTGGGCAAGGCCTCTCATGCCGGATTGGCGCCCGAAGAGGGGGCAAGCGCAATTCTCGAGCTCTCTCACATCATTCAAAAACTGTTCGCTCTGAACGATCCGACCAGGGGCGTTACGGTCAATGTCGGCGTAGTAAACGGTGGATCGGGCGCGAACGTAGTAGCAGCCAAGTGTGTCGCTGAAGTGGACGTAAGATTTTTCACTTCGATCGAGGCGCTGGAGGTCGCTCACAGGATTCTGTCCCTGGAGACAGTGACCCCCGGTACCCGTGTTATGGTCGAAAAGGTGGGAGAAGCGCCGCCGCTGGAGCGGACACGCCGCAACCGAAAGTTGTGGCAGACAGCACGCGAATTGGCGAAGGCGATCGATCTGGATCTGGAGGAAGGGGCCTCGGGCGGGGGATCCGACGGCAACACGACCAGTCAGTTCACGGCAACACTGGATGGCCTTGGGGTCGTTGGGGACGGGGCCCATGCCCGGCATGAATTTGCTGACGGGGATGCAATGGTTGAGCGTGCTGCCTTGTTGGCGCTGCTGGTTCTGGCTCCTCCTCTTTAA
- a CDS encoding CRTAC1 family protein, translating to MKSIPAFSPLARPVSRLSAILLVSALLTTACYPPATPAPPPVATTNIVPVVTESISFFEASEPCAERFFVHTLDHETTVPGEAVEQFEANGAGVAINDLDGDDDLDIVLANHAGMNTILLNQGNLEFETLTLPHGDSRAVYIVDVDGDGLQDIVFTRRTGAVNYWRNTGQPGKERFQQEVLPGIAALAYAMNWGDLDGDNDLDLVTGSYDASLLVDLGNDFLLGGGGGVTVHENRDGAFRPRSLSEQSQAMSIILFDVDNDGLKDIVVGNDFSVQDQIWLNDRGDWRAVIPFASTTRSTMSLDAGDINNDGLLDLFATDMMPYSDDPATMAAWEPIMHDMDHEMDPDDPQVMRNVLQINQGGDFQEDAEARGVEATGWSWSSKFADLDQDGWLDLYIVNGMIEAGLFSHLPDHELVESDQVFRNLGMGQFQAEPGWNLGSTGSGRGMSLGDMDGDGDLDAVVNNLRGPAQLFENRLCGGDSLQVDLFWPGSKNSRALGSTIALETSIGLLTREVRAGSGYLSGDPARTHFGIPTDATIPRLTVTWPDGGSSVIDDIAKNELVQITRED from the coding sequence ATGAAATCAATACCCGCATTTTCCCCGCTTGCCAGGCCAGTTAGTCGCCTGTCTGCTATCCTCCTGGTTTCAGCCCTTTTGACAACCGCCTGCTATCCGCCAGCAACCCCCGCCCCTCCACCGGTTGCCACAACCAACATCGTGCCGGTAGTAACGGAGTCGATTTCTTTTTTCGAAGCATCTGAGCCATGCGCTGAAAGATTCTTCGTCCATACCCTGGACCACGAAACGACCGTGCCGGGCGAGGCCGTGGAGCAATTCGAAGCCAACGGCGCCGGTGTTGCAATCAACGATCTGGATGGCGACGATGATCTCGACATTGTCCTGGCAAACCACGCCGGCATGAATACCATTCTGCTGAATCAGGGAAACCTGGAGTTCGAGACCCTGACACTGCCCCATGGCGACTCCAGGGCCGTCTACATCGTGGATGTAGATGGCGATGGGTTGCAGGACATCGTGTTTACCCGCCGCACTGGCGCCGTCAACTACTGGCGAAACACAGGCCAACCGGGAAAAGAACGTTTCCAGCAGGAGGTTCTACCGGGTATTGCAGCGCTGGCCTACGCGATGAACTGGGGTGATCTCGACGGAGACAACGACCTGGACCTGGTAACCGGGTCCTACGACGCCAGTCTGCTGGTCGATCTGGGCAACGATTTCCTGCTCGGCGGCGGTGGTGGAGTCACGGTCCACGAAAACCGTGATGGCGCCTTCAGACCCCGGTCATTATCCGAGCAATCCCAGGCAATGTCGATCATACTCTTCGACGTCGACAACGATGGGCTGAAAGACATTGTCGTGGGCAACGACTTTTCTGTCCAGGACCAGATCTGGTTGAACGACCGCGGGGATTGGCGGGCGGTCATACCCTTCGCGAGTACCACCCGCAGTACCATGAGCCTGGACGCGGGCGATATCAACAACGACGGCCTGCTCGATTTGTTCGCCACAGACATGATGCCCTACAGCGACGACCCGGCAACCATGGCAGCCTGGGAACCGATCATGCATGATATGGACCATGAGATGGATCCCGATGACCCGCAGGTAATGCGTAACGTTCTCCAGATCAACCAGGGTGGCGATTTTCAGGAAGATGCCGAGGCACGAGGGGTGGAAGCAACAGGTTGGAGTTGGTCCAGTAAGTTCGCTGATCTGGATCAGGATGGCTGGCTGGACCTGTATATCGTCAACGGCATGATCGAAGCAGGACTTTTCAGCCACCTTCCCGATCACGAACTGGTTGAGTCCGACCAGGTGTTTCGCAACCTGGGAATGGGCCAGTTCCAGGCCGAGCCTGGCTGGAATCTCGGTTCTACCGGCAGTGGACGGGGCATGAGCCTGGGAGACATGGATGGCGACGGCGACCTGGACGCAGTGGTAAACAACTTGCGTGGCCCGGCACAGCTATTCGAGAATCGGCTCTGCGGAGGTGATAGCCTCCAGGTTGATCTTTTCTGGCCCGGCAGCAAAAACAGCCGAGCCCTGGGTAGTACCATTGCTCTGGAAACCAGCATTGGCCTGTTGACGCGGGAAGTGCGAGCCGGCAGTGGTTATCTCTCCGGGGATCCCGCCCGCACACATTTCGGCATCCCCACGGATGCCACGATCCCCAGGCTCACGGTCACCTGGCCCGACGGTGGTAGCTCAGTTATCGACGATATCGCAAAGAACGAACTCGTACAGATCACGCGCGAGGATTGA
- a CDS encoding GNAT family N-acetyltransferase, with the protein MNIERELSFETDDGLAVWVRKEGPDDVPFLLEFFEHMGPESRYQRFNEVINNPDPAVVRREAQRLVQLSSERGGGWLAFSDLPDQKDAMIAGAHFVRTDPDAVELAVSVRDDLQRHGIATQFLALVVEQLRSEGLNTIKASFRADNRAVWAMLRSLPYRVSVTVSGSTADISVDIQSSEQFVGAGHDEG; encoded by the coding sequence ATGAACATTGAACGGGAGTTATCATTCGAGACCGATGACGGTCTTGCCGTATGGGTGCGAAAAGAAGGTCCAGATGATGTTCCTTTTCTTCTGGAATTTTTTGAGCATATGGGGCCGGAGAGTCGCTACCAACGGTTTAACGAGGTGATCAATAACCCAGATCCCGCTGTTGTGCGCCGGGAGGCCCAGCGATTGGTGCAACTTTCGAGTGAGCGAGGGGGTGGCTGGCTGGCTTTCTCTGATCTGCCCGACCAGAAGGACGCCATGATAGCTGGCGCGCATTTCGTGCGAACAGATCCGGATGCTGTTGAATTGGCTGTCAGTGTCAGGGATGATCTTCAGCGGCATGGAATCGCCACCCAGTTCCTGGCGCTTGTGGTCGAGCAGCTCCGATCAGAGGGGCTTAATACGATCAAGGCCTCTTTCCGGGCCGACAACAGAGCGGTTTGGGCCATGTTACGAAGCTTGCCTTATCGGGTTAGCGTCACCGTGTCTGGTAGCACCGCCGATATTTCTGTGGATATTCAATCGAGTGAACAGTTCGTTGGAGCAGGCCATGATGAAGGATGA
- a CDS encoding GNAT family N-acetyltransferase: MMKDESALEAGLASKYVFEADDGTRIWVRPERPDDAPLLVDLFEHLSDQSRFQRFSKVLDRPDRERVMVEADRLAERIPPEEYAWLAFADLPDQQAAPIAAARLAKVADDTAEVAVVVRDDLQLRGIGSRLLNYVLDQARIHGMNRLTATFRSDNRAVWRLLGYSPYHVTWEMHGTQVDVIIHVPPLSRENGPRVSTREASEQPPAP; the protein is encoded by the coding sequence ATGATGAAGGATGAGTCCGCGTTGGAAGCAGGACTGGCATCGAAATACGTTTTTGAGGCCGATGATGGGACCAGGATCTGGGTGCGGCCAGAGCGACCCGACGATGCCCCTTTATTGGTCGATCTTTTTGAGCACCTCAGTGATCAGAGTCGTTTTCAGCGCTTTTCCAAGGTGTTGGACCGCCCAGACCGGGAACGCGTCATGGTCGAGGCGGACCGGCTGGCAGAGAGGATACCACCTGAAGAGTATGCGTGGTTGGCTTTTGCTGACCTCCCGGATCAGCAGGCAGCGCCGATCGCGGCGGCTCGCCTGGCCAAAGTGGCGGACGATACAGCAGAAGTTGCTGTGGTCGTTCGCGATGATCTGCAACTGCGCGGAATCGGGTCGCGTCTGCTCAACTACGTGCTCGATCAAGCTCGAATCCATGGCATGAACCGTCTGACGGCGACCTTTCGCAGCGATAACCGGGCCGTGTGGCGCCTCCTGGGTTACTCGCCCTATCACGTCACCTGGGAAATGCACGGCACCCAGGTGGACGTTATCATCCATGTGCCGCCACTTAGCCGGGAAAACGGTCCCCGCGTTTCCACCCGGGAAGCTTCGGAACAACCCCCTGCCCCATAG
- a CDS encoding YdcF family protein, which yields MKRFNFLIALAAFSGASLAWIMSAFVPRHRPVRAADVIIVLGHPAVDDGSPSAAIEEEITLAVNLFNAGKGKAVIVSGGAVRNTHIEAEVMADLARRLGLPAGALVVEANSRDTIENAAYCRRIMTDRDWHTAIVVTTPHHVRRADNIFDAEGIRHKMAYPATSYEFASCSRRLRALGYEVIGLAWLFASRKLGLKPFWQVAPRHGGKTLCEDVSQPGQEKDETLHYVG from the coding sequence ATGAAACGGTTCAATTTCCTGATCGCTCTGGCCGCTTTTTCCGGCGCCAGCCTCGCCTGGATCATGAGTGCCTTCGTGCCGAGGCATCGCCCCGTGCGAGCGGCCGATGTGATCATCGTATTGGGTCATCCCGCCGTCGATGACGGCAGCCCCAGTGCTGCCATCGAGGAAGAGATTACGCTGGCTGTCAACCTCTTCAATGCGGGCAAGGGCAAGGCCGTGATCGTCTCGGGTGGCGCTGTTCGCAACACCCATATCGAAGCTGAAGTCATGGCCGATCTGGCCCGTAGACTCGGCCTGCCGGCAGGAGCCCTTGTTGTTGAAGCCAACTCGCGCGATACCATCGAAAACGCCGCCTATTGCCGGCGAATTATGACCGATCGCGACTGGCATACGGCTATCGTGGTGACAACCCCCCACCACGTGCGGCGCGCCGACAATATCTTCGACGCCGAGGGCATTCGGCACAAAATGGCCTATCCGGCGACAAGTTACGAGTTTGCGTCCTGCTCGCGCCGCTTGAGGGCGCTTGGCTACGAGGTGATAGGACTTGCCTGGCTGTTCGCGTCCAGGAAATTAGGACTAAAACCGTTCTGGCAGGTTGCGCCGCGTCATGGCGGAAAAACCCTTTGCGAAGATGTCAGCCAGCCCGGTCAAGAGAAAGATGAGACGTTGCATTATGTCGGTTGA
- a CDS encoding isoamylase early set domain-containing protein: MFTKSDTDTVCRVTFSLPEEIWASEVYLVGDFNDWNRRSHPLQQDSNGRWVVVLDLPAGPAYGFRYFCDGEWLNDNQADAYWENPHGGHNSVLFTEVPSASDE; the protein is encoded by the coding sequence TTGTTTACAAAAAGTGACACCGATACGGTGTGCCGTGTGACCTTTTCACTGCCAGAAGAGATATGGGCTTCTGAGGTATACCTGGTGGGCGATTTCAACGATTGGAATCGCAGGTCTCATCCCCTTCAGCAAGACTCGAATGGGCGATGGGTCGTCGTGCTTGACCTGCCCGCGGGGCCGGCCTACGGATTCCGCTATTTCTGCGATGGCGAGTGGTTGAACGATAACCAGGCCGATGCCTATTGGGAAAACCCCCACGGCGGTCATAACTCCGTTCTCTTCACCGAGGTTCCTTCGGCGAGCGACGAATGA